A segment of the Prochlorococcus sp. RS04 genome:
ATCTTGATTAGATAAATCATATTTAACATATTCAGTATTATGAAGGTCAGCACCGTGAAGATCATCTTTTAGAACGTCAACTGATGAAGGATCACTAGGATAGAGTGCATTTGCAGATATTGGATTAATAAGTAACCCAATAATTAATGGAAGAAAAATAAATAGTCTTTTACAAGACTTATGTAGTGATGAAAAAATAGAGACCATTTCGATCGACATCAAATAGAAAAACCTAAGACTATTATTTCATGGGTTGGTCATTTACAACGCTCCTGCTAACGAACTGTTGCAGTTTATTTTATTTCTGCCGTTAGAAAATCTTTGGCAAGGTAAGTATTTGGAAAAACTTTTTGAGCCTCTTTAAGCAAATCGCTTGGAGTAATTGCGTTTTTATTAGTATATCTTGGACTTAAATGAGTAATAATTAATTTTTTTGTGTTAGATAATAATGCTGTTTTGGCAGCCATTATTGTTGTGGAATGTAATTTTTCGTATGCCATACTTTCATCCTCCACTGAAAAAGTCGATTCATGTACGAGTAAATCAGCATTTTTTGATAGTGAAACAGCTGATTCGCTAAACACTGTATCTGTGCAATAAACAAAACTTTCACCTTTTCTAGGAGGTCCACAGAATTCTTTCCCATCGAATGTCCTACCATCCGCTAATACGACTTTTTTACCTTGTTGCAGTTCTGAATAAATTGGTCCAGGTGCTATTTTTAGAGACTCTGCTTTTTTGATATCAAATATACCTGGTTTATCTTTTTCACTCACCCTATAACCATAAGCAGGTATTTTATGTTTAAGGCAGGCACAATTTACTTTTATTTTGTTGTTTTCAAATAGGATTTTATTTTCTGATGCAAAATTTTCAACTTCCACAAAATTTAATGGAAAAGACAATTTGCAAAAACTACTTTTAAGTGATGAATTTATAAAACTTCGCAACCCTGAGGGACCGTAAATTTGAATACCCTCACTATTTCCTGATAAACCTAAGGTAGCTAAAAGTCCAGGCAAACCATAAATATGATCGCCATGCATATGAGTAATAAATATTTTCTTGATTTGCGAAGATTTAATATTGCTTTTCATTATTTGATGTTGCGTTCCTTCTCCGCAATCAAAAAGCCAAACTTCTGATGACTGTGATAATTTAAGTGCTAGGGAAGAAACATTTCTCGTTAAGGATGGGACACCTGAGCTTGTTCCTAAGAAGGTGATATTCACTTATTTATGATATTTTTATTGTTATATCTGGATTAAATTTAGACTTTTAGTCAAACTTAGGCAAATTAAGCATTTGTTTTTAAACAAAGTGATACTTAAATTTAAAAATAACTATAGAAAATGTTGCCTGATAAGTATTTTATTTATTTGTATTTTTCAGAGTGAAAGTGTTTTTGCATCCAGAGAACCAATCATTAGAGTTTTGATATCAAAAAATAACAATTTAAGGATCAGATCAGATAGATCAATTCCTTTAACAATAGAGGGTAAATTTTTTTCACGCAAAAGAATAAAAGGTCTAACTTTGAAAAATGAGAAAAATAAAAAAATTTTATATTTTGATAGAAATAAACAAAAAAAATATGACTTAAAAAGTAATCAAAAATTTCAAGTGAGTTCTTCCGATGGAAGAGGTATTTGGGTAGGTCAGAAGAGATTTGCTGGTAAGCTTAATCTCTTTGTACTTGATTCTGAAATATTGGTAGTAAATGTTTTAGGAATAGAAAAATACCTTAATAGCGTAGTGGGTTCAGAAATGCCAACAAAATGGCCTATTGAAGCATTAAAGGCACAAGCAATTGCCTCGAGAACTTATGCTTTAAAGCAAAAGGGAAATAATTTATTTGATATAGATTCAACTCAGAAAAATCAAGTCTATAATGGCTTGGAATCAAGAACTTATAAAACTATCAGAGCCGTTAAAAGTACAAGATCTTTGGTTTTAACTTATAAAAATAAATTAATTAATGCTTTGTTTCATAGCAGCTCAGGTGGAATGACAGAAAATAGTCAAGATGTATGGAAAAATAAATATCCATATTTATCAAGTGTGAAAGATTTTGATAAAAATAATCCAAAATTTAGATGGCAAAAAAAAATTTCGAGTAATGAATTAATAAATTTATTTCCAAAGATTGGAGGTTTAAAAAATATAGAGATTCTAGATATTACTAGTACAGGGAGGGTAAAAAATATAAAACTTATTGGGGCTTATGGTTCTGATCAAATATCTGGGGTAGATTTTAGAAAAAGAGTAGGCCTGAACAGTAATTTTATCAGATTTAAATTTTTTGAGGAAGAATTAAACAACAATACTCCTCAAAAGAAAGGGTTGATAGTTTTTGGACAAGGATCAGGTCATGGAGTCGGAATGAGTCAGTGGGGGGCTAAATATCTGGCGTCTAGAGGCCAAAAAGCTGAAAGAATATTAAAGCATTTTTATAAGGGTGTGCAGGTTAAACCTTTTAGAAAAGATTACCTATAGAAGTTATTTAGCATTAAGGACTAATTTTGGATTTATATTAGATTGCTCTTCATTTAAGAAACCTATCCCAAGTAGTATTTGTTTTTTATCTATTACTTTTATGGGTTTTTTGTAGTCAAAAGATTTATTTTCCTGAAAGTAATTAATATCAACTCTAATTGCTCTTCCTGTTTGCCAAAAATTGATTTGTTCTTCGGTACTTAAGACAAATGATGAAATGTGATTAAGAGCAGAAATTGTTGGAATAATGAAATTTTTCGAGTTTTTTTTATCTTTTTCGATATCAGATATTTTTATCGAGTTTTGTTCATCAAAGCCACAAGCTGAAATTCTTTTTAGCTGTAGAAGGCAACCCTCGGAATTAAGAATTTCTCCTAAATCTCTTGCAATTGCTCTTATGTATGTGCCAGCTGAACATTTAACTTTTATTTCTAATATTCCGTTTATTTGGTCCCATTTCATTAAAGTAAGTTCGTCTATTTTTACTTCTCTTGGTGCTAATTCAAAAACTTCATTCCTGAAAGATTTTTTATAAGCCCTCTCACCATTGATGTGCACACTAGATACTTTCGGCGGAATTTGTTTAATAATTCCCCTAAATCTATTTAAGTATTGATCTAATTTTTCATCACTGATTTTAGGCCAACTTTTTTGATTAATTATTTCTCCGTGAATATCATCAGTGTTAGTTCTTATCCCTAATTTAATTTGTCCTATGTAAGTTTTACCCTGAGGTAGATATTGAATAAATCTTGTTGCACTTCCTATCGCGATTGGTAATATTCCTATAACTTCTGGGTCAAGAGTTCCTGTGTGACCGACCTTTTTTGTATTTAGTAACTTCCTTATTTGTTTAACACAATCATGTGAAGTACATCCTTTATCTTTATTAATTACTAAGAATCCATCTTTAGTTTGCATTTTTAATATTAAGAATACTTTGAGAAAGATTTATAACCATCCTATGATTTTGATATTGGAAATTTAGAGAAAGAAATTGAAAAACAATAATTTTATTTTAAAAGAGTTTTTAGACAATGCTTTTAATTTGAAATCACATTTAATGGAATACTTATCTATTAGAGAATGTGATTTAGATGGATTCCTTGCAAATGCAAAGATGAATTTGGCAAATTCACATCCTGGAGATGCTTTGAATGATGTTTCGGATTTTTATACTGAAATAGTTGGAGATCGGCATGTAGCTGATCTAGCTGCTTGGCATATTACAAGCAAGGACTACATCGCTGATACTTTAAAACTTCAGCAGAGATTTTCTAGAGATTTGGTTTTAGATTTTGGAGGAGGCATTGGAACGCATGCCTTAGCTAACGCTATGTCTTCAAAAGTTGAGCATGTTTTTTTTGTAGATATTAATGAGACAAATAGAAACTTTGTTGAATACAGGGCTAAGAAATTAGGAGTCGAAAAAAAACTTACTTTTTGCAAGACAATTCAAGATACACAAATATCTAAATTTGATACGATAATTTGCCTTGATGTTTTGGAACATCTTGCTGATCCAGCTTCACAAATTGAGATTTTCAATGAGTTTATGGATCCTAATTCTATTGCTTTATTTAATTGGTATTTTTTCAAAGGAGAAAAAAATG
Coding sequences within it:
- the rnz gene encoding ribonuclease Z produces the protein MNITFLGTSSGVPSLTRNVSSLALKLSQSSEVWLFDCGEGTQHQIMKSNIKSSQIKKIFITHMHGDHIYGLPGLLATLGLSGNSEGIQIYGPSGLRSFINSSLKSSFCKLSFPLNFVEVENFASENKILFENNKIKVNCACLKHKIPAYGYRVSEKDKPGIFDIKKAESLKIAPGPIYSELQQGKKVVLADGRTFDGKEFCGPPRKGESFVYCTDTVFSESAVSLSKNADLLVHESTFSVEDESMAYEKLHSTTIMAAKTALLSNTKKLIITHLSPRYTNKNAITPSDLLKEAQKVFPNTYLAKDFLTAEIK
- the truB gene encoding tRNA pseudouridine(55) synthase TruB, which codes for MQTKDGFLVINKDKGCTSHDCVKQIRKLLNTKKVGHTGTLDPEVIGILPIAIGSATRFIQYLPQGKTYIGQIKLGIRTNTDDIHGEIINQKSWPKISDEKLDQYLNRFRGIIKQIPPKVSSVHINGERAYKKSFRNEVFELAPREVKIDELTLMKWDQINGILEIKVKCSAGTYIRAIARDLGEILNSEGCLLQLKRISACGFDEQNSIKISDIEKDKKNSKNFIIPTISALNHISSFVLSTEEQINFWQTGRAIRVDINYFQENKSFDYKKPIKVIDKKQILLGIGFLNEEQSNINPKLVLNAK
- a CDS encoding SpoIID/LytB domain-containing protein, producing MILKFKNNYRKCCLISILFICIFQSESVFASREPIIRVLISKNNNLRIRSDRSIPLTIEGKFFSRKRIKGLTLKNEKNKKILYFDRNKQKKYDLKSNQKFQVSSSDGRGIWVGQKRFAGKLNLFVLDSEILVVNVLGIEKYLNSVVGSEMPTKWPIEALKAQAIASRTYALKQKGNNLFDIDSTQKNQVYNGLESRTYKTIRAVKSTRSLVLTYKNKLINALFHSSSGGMTENSQDVWKNKYPYLSSVKDFDKNNPKFRWQKKISSNELINLFPKIGGLKNIEILDITSTGRVKNIKLIGAYGSDQISGVDFRKRVGLNSNFIRFKFFEEELNNNTPQKKGLIVFGQGSGHGVGMSQWGAKYLASRGQKAERILKHFYKGVQVKPFRKDYL
- a CDS encoding class I SAM-dependent methyltransferase, producing the protein MEYLSIRECDLDGFLANAKMNLANSHPGDALNDVSDFYTEIVGDRHVADLAAWHITSKDYIADTLKLQQRFSRDLVLDFGGGIGTHALANAMSSKVEHVFFVDINETNRNFVEYRAKKLGVEKKLTFCKTIQDTQISKFDTIICLDVLEHLADPASQIEIFNEFMDPNSIALFNWYFFKGEKNEYPFHIDDIQIVEKFFETLQSNFLEVFHPILITTRAYKKIR